One Luteibacter aegosomaticola genomic window carries:
- the lptA gene encoding lipopolysaccharide transport periplasmic protein LptA: MQSTPSTSHASAKALFAACGVALLALATPAMAKQSDRQQIMDVTAKSFDGRQQPQGIAIYTTNVVITQGTLKVTGAKATVYFDDQNQVTRAVIDGSPATVQQQDDDGNWMHGHAKNIDYHNDTGIAILTTNAHIDQPTKGTADGDKLTYNTNDSTMTGESNGEATVHMTFQPKTQPGAAPAAKPGAPAAPATPPAAPADTQKKP, from the coding sequence ATGCAGTCCACACCCAGTACCAGCCACGCAAGCGCTAAGGCACTGTTCGCGGCCTGCGGCGTGGCGCTCCTCGCGCTTGCCACCCCGGCCATGGCGAAACAATCCGATCGCCAGCAGATCATGGACGTGACGGCCAAGAGCTTCGATGGCCGCCAGCAGCCCCAGGGCATCGCGATTTACACCACCAATGTGGTGATCACCCAGGGCACGCTGAAGGTCACGGGCGCGAAGGCCACGGTGTATTTCGACGACCAGAACCAGGTGACGCGTGCGGTCATCGACGGCAGCCCGGCGACGGTGCAGCAGCAGGACGATGACGGCAACTGGATGCACGGCCATGCCAAGAACATCGATTACCACAACGATACGGGCATCGCGATCCTGACCACCAATGCCCACATCGACCAGCCCACCAAGGGCACGGCCGATGGCGACAAGCTCACCTACAACACCAACGACAGCACGATGACGGGCGAGAGCAACGGTGAAGCCACCGTGCACATGACCTTCCAGCCGAAGACCCAGCCAGGCGCCGCACCGGCCGCCAAGCCGGGCGCACCGGCTGCACCGGCCACGCCGCCCGCCGCCCCTGCCGACACCCAGAAGAAGCCCTGA
- the lptB gene encoding LPS export ABC transporter ATP-binding protein, translated as MLSAQGLQKRFRARQVVRDFAFSIREGEVVGLLGPNGAGKTTCFYMVVGLIQADAGQIKLDQQDITGLPMHSRAKLGIGYLPQEASVFRRLSVSDNILAVLELRDNMTQKQREDELESLLDELKISHIAEQKGISLSGGERRRVEIARALAARPRYMLLDEPFAGVDPISVGEIQRIVRHLKERGIGVLITDHNVRETLGICDRAYILNDGEVLSRGTPQHILADEKVREVYLGREFRI; from the coding sequence ATGCTTTCAGCCCAAGGCCTGCAGAAGCGGTTCCGCGCCCGCCAGGTAGTGCGTGATTTCGCTTTTTCCATTCGCGAAGGCGAAGTCGTGGGCCTGCTTGGCCCCAACGGCGCCGGCAAGACCACCTGCTTCTACATGGTGGTGGGCCTGATCCAGGCCGACGCGGGCCAGATCAAGCTCGATCAGCAGGACATCACCGGCCTGCCGATGCACTCGCGCGCCAAGCTCGGCATCGGTTACCTGCCGCAGGAAGCCTCGGTGTTCCGCCGCCTCAGCGTGTCCGACAACATCCTGGCCGTGCTGGAACTGCGCGACAACATGACGCAGAAGCAGCGCGAGGATGAACTCGAAAGCCTGCTCGACGAACTCAAGATCTCGCACATCGCCGAACAGAAGGGCATCAGCCTTTCAGGTGGCGAGCGCCGACGCGTGGAAATCGCACGCGCCCTCGCCGCGCGTCCGCGCTACATGCTCCTCGACGAGCCGTTCGCAGGCGTCGACCCCATCTCGGTGGGCGAGATCCAGCGCATCGTGCGCCACCTTAAGGAACGTGGCATCGGCGTGCTCATCACCGATCACAACGTCCGCGAAACGCTCGGCATCTGCGACCGCGCCTACATCCTCAACGATGGTGAAGTGCTTTCGCGCGGCACGCCCCAGCACATCCTGGCTGACGAAAAAGTCCGCGAGGTGTACCTGGGCCGTGAATTCCGGATTTAA
- a CDS encoding PTS sugar transporter subunit IIA yields MSVGVLLMTHEAVGQALVSAARHVMPKLPLTVDAVEVPPGADPDIMRSLTAKHARELDTGDGVLVLADLYGATPCNIGLSLGALGVKLRCVSGLNLPMLLRVLNYSEKSLPELAEVAATGGRGGIFIDHA; encoded by the coding sequence ATGAGCGTTGGCGTGCTCCTGATGACGCACGAAGCCGTAGGCCAGGCACTGGTCTCCGCCGCGCGTCATGTCATGCCCAAGCTGCCGCTCACGGTCGATGCCGTGGAGGTACCTCCCGGCGCCGATCCCGACATCATGCGTTCGCTGACCGCGAAGCATGCGCGCGAGCTGGATACCGGTGACGGCGTGCTGGTGCTGGCCGACCTCTATGGCGCGACCCCCTGCAATATCGGGCTCTCGCTGGGCGCGCTGGGCGTAAAGCTCCGCTGCGTCTCCGGGCTGAACCTGCCGATGCTGCTGCGGGTCCTCAACTACTCTGAAAAATCGCTGCCCGAACTGGCGGAAGTCGCCGCCACCGGGGGCCGCGGAGGGATCTTCATCGATCATGCTTGA
- a CDS encoding addiction module antidote protein produces MKEKFTRWDPVDHLHTETNQVAYLNACLEEDPGDGSLVRAALGDIARARGMSSVSRAAGISREGLYRALATDGNPEFATVMRVMRALGFHLRAA; encoded by the coding sequence ATGAAAGAAAAATTTACGCGTTGGGATCCCGTCGATCATCTTCATACGGAGACCAATCAGGTTGCGTACCTAAATGCATGCCTGGAGGAAGACCCCGGTGACGGGAGCCTCGTCCGTGCTGCATTAGGTGATATCGCCCGAGCCCGTGGCATGAGTTCGGTGTCCCGGGCCGCCGGGATCTCTCGCGAGGGACTCTATCGAGCTTTGGCGACGGATGGGAATCCCGAATTCGCCACGGTAATGCGTGTGATGCGCGCGCTGGGTTTCCATCTTCGCGCGGCATGA
- the rapZ gene encoding RNase adapter RapZ: MVSAVNNELPKGPIVEAGAIHLVVLTGMSGGGKTVALRALEDLEFYCVDNMPAELIPQLVAAVSQGEHGPRRRIAVGVDVRNRRSDLERMPHVLSELSSAGVHVHLIFLDSRDDVLIKRYSETRRRHPLAAERLSLADSIAEERRLLRPLVSIAEKVIDTSELNVHQLRRLFATGYAAASDGTTLLFESFAYRRGLPSDADFVFDARCLPNPHWDPRLRPFSGKDQPVREYLDAQPIVGEYYADVARWLDTWLPRFEGEDRSYVTVSIGCTGGRHRSVYLVERLARHFREGRGNVLTFHRELE; the protein is encoded by the coding sequence ATGGTGAGTGCGGTGAACAACGAGCTACCCAAAGGCCCCATCGTCGAAGCCGGCGCCATCCACCTCGTCGTCCTCACCGGCATGTCCGGCGGCGGCAAGACGGTGGCCCTGCGTGCGCTGGAGGACCTCGAGTTCTACTGCGTCGACAACATGCCCGCGGAGCTCATCCCGCAGCTGGTCGCCGCCGTCAGCCAGGGTGAACACGGCCCGCGCCGACGCATCGCCGTGGGCGTGGATGTGCGCAACCGGCGCTCCGACCTGGAGCGGATGCCGCATGTGCTGTCCGAGCTCTCGAGCGCTGGCGTACACGTACACCTGATCTTCCTGGATAGCCGCGATGACGTGCTCATCAAGCGCTATTCGGAAACGCGCCGCCGCCACCCGCTGGCCGCCGAGCGCCTTTCCCTGGCGGATTCCATCGCCGAAGAGCGCCGCCTGCTCCGCCCGCTGGTCTCGATCGCCGAAAAGGTGATCGACACCTCCGAGCTCAATGTGCACCAGCTGCGCCGCCTGTTCGCCACCGGCTATGCGGCCGCCAGCGATGGCACCACGCTCCTATTCGAATCGTTTGCCTACCGGCGCGGCCTGCCCTCGGATGCGGATTTCGTGTTCGATGCGCGCTGCCTGCCCAACCCGCACTGGGACCCGCGCCTGCGCCCGTTCTCAGGCAAGGACCAGCCGGTTCGCGAATATCTCGACGCGCAGCCCATCGTGGGCGAGTACTATGCCGACGTGGCGCGCTGGCTGGACACCTGGCTGCCGCGCTTTGAGGGCGAGGACCGCAGCTATGTCACGGTCTCCATCGGTTGCACGGGCGGTCGCCACCGCTCGGTGTACCTGGTGGAGCGCCTGGCCCGGCATTTCCGCGAGGGACGCGGCAACGTACTCACTTTCCACCGCGAGCTCGAATGA
- a CDS encoding type II toxin-antitoxin system RelE/ParE family toxin produces MLRIDARLRRMALGHFGDVKHVGGGVREARIDCGPGYRLYYMQRRGDLIILLCGGDKSTQQQDIRKAHDIANSWGES; encoded by the coding sequence ATGCTGCGCATTGATGCGCGACTTCGTCGTATGGCGCTCGGTCACTTTGGTGACGTCAAGCATGTCGGTGGGGGTGTTCGAGAAGCGCGGATCGATTGCGGCCCCGGGTATCGCCTGTACTACATGCAGCGGCGCGGCGATTTGATCATTCTGCTATGTGGGGGCGACAAGTCGACCCAGCAGCAGGACATCCGCAAGGCGCATGACATCGCTAACTCATGGGGCGAGAGCTGA
- a CDS encoding HPr family phosphocarrier protein encodes MLEQEITVSNRLGLHARASAKLVQLVSSFKSTVHLISKGREVNAQSIMGVMMLAAGMGTQLVVRAEGDDEAAALAAVIALFNNKFDEGQ; translated from the coding sequence ATGCTTGAACAGGAAATCACGGTATCGAACCGGCTCGGGCTGCACGCCCGCGCATCTGCCAAGCTCGTCCAGCTGGTGAGCAGTTTCAAGTCCACCGTGCACCTGATCAGCAAGGGTCGCGAAGTGAACGCGCAGAGCATCATGGGAGTCATGATGCTAGCCGCAGGCATGGGTACCCAGCTGGTGGTGCGCGCCGAAGGCGATGATGAAGCGGCCGCGCTGGCCGCCGTCATCGCCCTCTTCAACAACAAGTTCGACGAAGGGCAGTAA
- the hpf gene encoding ribosome hibernation-promoting factor, HPF/YfiA family gives MQIQISGQHIQITPALRERVEQQIGRFERLFDNITALDVVLSVDKAEHKAGGTLHCSGTRLHAEGLARQQDGTISDRMYAAIDEMITKLADQLKKHKEKLKDHHNSEVREARAAT, from the coding sequence ATGCAAATCCAGATCAGCGGCCAGCACATCCAGATCACCCCTGCCCTGCGCGAGCGCGTGGAACAGCAAATTGGCCGCTTCGAACGCCTTTTCGACAACATCACCGCCCTGGACGTCGTGTTATCCGTGGACAAGGCCGAGCATAAGGCCGGCGGCACGCTCCACTGTTCGGGCACCCGCCTCCACGCCGAGGGCCTGGCCCGCCAGCAGGACGGCACGATCAGCGACCGCATGTATGCCGCGATCGACGAAATGATCACAAAGCTGGCCGACCAGCTGAAGAAGCATAAGGAAAAGCTCAAGGATCACCACAACAGCGAGGTCCGCGAGGCCCGCGCCGCCACCTGA
- the hprK gene encoding HPr(Ser) kinase/phosphatase — MALRWVAGMRGESRVLEPNTKQSRRPSLVGYLNVIYPNKVQIIGTEELNYLDGLDSRQRWEAIHKIAAYQPAALIVTKDQAIPPDLREVAEETDTPLWQSTKRGHELLTYLQYHLARTLAPRVTLHGVFLEVFSIGVLITGDPGSGKSELALELISRGHRLVADDATEFTLIAPDVIDGACPELLQDLLEVRGLGVLNIREMFGHTAVKPSKYLRLVIHLKPMKDGEETDAMTRLTGDVSRRNVLDVDVPKITIPVAPGRNLAVLVEAAVRNHVLKSKGIDPAQTFIDRQAHQMRRFSPW, encoded by the coding sequence ATGGCTTTGCGCTGGGTCGCAGGCATGCGGGGCGAATCCCGTGTCCTGGAGCCGAATACCAAGCAGAGCCGCCGCCCGTCCCTGGTCGGCTACCTCAACGTGATCTACCCCAACAAGGTGCAGATCATCGGTACCGAGGAGCTCAACTACCTCGACGGCCTGGATTCGCGCCAGCGCTGGGAGGCCATCCACAAGATCGCCGCCTACCAACCGGCTGCACTCATCGTCACGAAGGACCAGGCGATCCCGCCGGATCTTCGCGAGGTGGCTGAAGAAACCGATACCCCACTCTGGCAAAGCACCAAGCGCGGCCACGAGCTGCTCACCTACCTGCAATACCACCTGGCACGCACGCTTGCCCCGCGGGTCACCCTGCACGGCGTGTTCCTCGAGGTGTTCTCCATCGGCGTGCTGATTACCGGCGACCCGGGCTCGGGCAAGAGCGAGCTGGCGCTGGAACTCATCAGCCGCGGCCACCGGCTCGTCGCCGACGATGCCACCGAGTTCACCCTGATCGCCCCGGATGTCATCGACGGCGCCTGCCCCGAGCTGTTGCAGGACCTGCTCGAAGTGCGCGGCCTCGGCGTCCTCAACATCCGCGAGATGTTCGGCCATACCGCCGTCAAACCATCGAAGTACCTGCGCCTGGTCATCCATCTCAAACCGATGAAGGATGGCGAGGAAACCGACGCCATGACCCGCCTCACCGGCGATGTCAGCCGGCGCAACGTGCTGGACGTGGACGTGCCCAAGATCACCATCCCCGTGGCACCTGGTCGCAACCTGGCGGTGCTTGTGGAGGCGGCCGTGCGCAACCATGTACTGAAGAGCAAGGGCATCGATCCTGCCCAGACCTTCATCGACCGGCAGGCGCACCAGATGCGCCGCTTCTCTCCATGGTGA
- the ptsP gene encoding phosphoenolpyruvate--protein phosphotransferase, which produces MRYQLTGNAASRGMALGRARLVQPSLYTADMRMLEDAEIAPELDRLHKALDNARAELRELRGKLHGALAREVGDFIDAHSLLLDDEELLRGLDELISVGHYTASAALKMQRDRLAAVFDAMNDPYLKSRGEDIDQVIGRVMSALFQQSSREERKLAARVGEIIVSDTVAPADMASLAGQGMLGVVASAGSIYSHSAILARSFNLPMLVGTKDALATINDDDLVLIDAEHGEVIVHPTAQDLARYRQWQRQAAAEGRRLAALASARTLTRDGAHVRLYANAELPGDVTLARARGADGVGLYRSEFLFLRQRGLPSEDEQFAAYRDVVLGMGGLPVTIRTLDLGADKADAAGLAIRGEENPALGVRGIRLSLRYPDIFLVQLRAILRAACYGPVRVLVPMVTHLGELTEVRRLIKKAREQLSLEGHELPERLDIGAMIEVPAAAIGVTSILQKADFLAIGTNDLAQYTLAADRNNDALEGIYDPLQPAFLRLIAHVISSARRAKKPVSLCGEIAGDTQFTALLLAMGLEEFSMHPGQLLQVRDRLTTLDCAALRRAAPHLFRAHTRDQVEERLLAVVAKQDGCAGAA; this is translated from the coding sequence ATGAGGTATCAACTGACCGGCAACGCCGCATCCCGGGGCATGGCCCTGGGCCGGGCGCGTCTGGTCCAGCCGAGCTTGTATACGGCTGACATGCGCATGCTCGAGGACGCCGAGATCGCTCCCGAGCTCGACCGCCTGCACAAGGCCCTGGACAACGCCCGCGCCGAGCTGCGCGAATTGCGCGGCAAGCTGCACGGCGCGCTCGCCCGCGAAGTAGGCGATTTCATCGATGCGCATAGCCTGCTGCTCGATGACGAAGAGCTGCTGCGCGGCCTCGATGAACTGATTTCCGTCGGCCATTACACCGCCAGCGCCGCGCTCAAGATGCAGCGCGATCGGCTCGCGGCGGTGTTCGATGCCATGAACGACCCGTACCTGAAGAGCCGCGGCGAAGATATCGACCAGGTCATCGGCCGGGTCATGTCCGCCCTCTTCCAGCAATCCAGCCGCGAGGAGCGCAAGCTCGCCGCGCGCGTGGGCGAGATCATCGTCAGCGACACCGTCGCGCCCGCCGACATGGCCAGCCTCGCTGGGCAGGGCATGCTCGGCGTCGTCGCCAGCGCCGGCAGCATCTATTCGCACAGCGCCATCCTGGCCCGTAGCTTCAACCTGCCGATGCTGGTGGGCACGAAGGATGCGCTCGCCACCATCAACGATGACGACCTCGTCCTGATCGATGCCGAACACGGCGAGGTCATCGTCCACCCGACCGCGCAGGACCTGGCCCGCTATCGCCAGTGGCAGCGCCAGGCCGCCGCGGAAGGCCGCCGCCTTGCCGCGCTGGCCTCCGCCCGCACCCTCACCCGCGATGGCGCCCACGTGCGCCTGTACGCGAATGCCGAGCTGCCGGGCGATGTCACGCTGGCCCGCGCACGCGGTGCCGACGGCGTCGGCCTTTACCGTTCCGAATTCCTGTTCCTGCGCCAGCGCGGGCTGCCGAGCGAAGACGAACAGTTCGCGGCCTACCGCGACGTCGTTCTTGGCATGGGCGGCCTGCCCGTCACCATCCGCACGCTCGACCTCGGCGCCGACAAGGCCGACGCCGCCGGCCTCGCCATCCGTGGTGAAGAGAACCCGGCGCTCGGCGTGCGCGGCATCCGCCTTTCGCTGCGCTATCCCGATATTTTCCTGGTGCAGCTGCGCGCCATCCTGCGCGCTGCGTGCTACGGGCCGGTGCGCGTGCTCGTGCCCATGGTCACGCACCTCGGCGAACTCACCGAAGTCCGCCGCCTGATTAAGAAGGCCCGCGAGCAGCTCTCGCTCGAAGGCCACGAACTACCCGAGCGCCTCGATATCGGCGCCATGATCGAAGTCCCCGCCGCCGCCATCGGCGTCACCTCGATCCTGCAGAAAGCCGACTTCCTCGCCATCGGCACCAACGATCTCGCCCAGTACACGCTGGCCGCCGACCGCAACAACGACGCACTGGAAGGCATCTACGACCCGTTGCAGCCGGCCTTCCTGCGCCTGATCGCCCACGTGATCAGCTCGGCCCGCCGCGCGAAAAAGCCGGTAAGCCTCTGCGGCGAAATCGCTGGCGACACCCAGTTCACCGCACTGCTGCTCGCTATGGGCCTCGAAGAATTCTCGATGCACCCTGGGCAGCTACTGCAGGTCCGCGACCGGCTGACCACCCTCGACTGCGCCGCGCTACGCCGGGCCGCGCCGCACCTGTTCCGCGCACATACGCGGGATCAGGTGGAAGAGCGGTTGCTGGCGGTTGTGGCGAAGCAGGATGGGTGCGCGGGCGCGGCCTAG
- a CDS encoding RNA polymerase factor sigma-54, giving the protein MKPGLQFRLHQQLTLTPQLQQAIRLLQLSQLELEAELRQIAESNPLLEFAEDAESEPEAAEESASFDEAMEYRARDEQPAKATREEESTASPSEDLAPEWDDDRFHGEAGDYAGAPSRNGGGDEEGFEPQNAAPESLQQHLEWQLNLSQFTPRDHAIATAIIHVLDEDGYLRDGLEAVQSALREFHCDLDEIEAVRKRIQRFDPTGIASLDLRDCLLCQLSQFSDETPQRNLAVRIVTDEIELLARNDTSKIARRLKAAEADVAVAASLIRSLDPRPGAALDATPVEYVAPDVYARRENGRWRVSLNPDAQPRLGLNQHYCNLIARARGDDATWMKGQLQEARWLLKSLQSRAETLTKVAEVIVRRQSAFLDYGPEAMHPLVLREVAEEVGMHESTISRVTTRKYMHTPRGTFELKHFFSSGVATEDGGSASATAIQAMLRKLVTAEDPRRPLSDQALAEEFHRRGIQVARRTVAKYREAMRIPSSSERVRAG; this is encoded by the coding sequence ATGAAACCTGGACTTCAGTTTCGCCTGCATCAGCAGCTCACGCTGACGCCACAGCTCCAGCAGGCCATCCGCCTGCTGCAGTTGTCGCAGCTGGAGCTTGAGGCCGAACTCCGCCAGATAGCGGAAAGCAACCCACTCCTCGAGTTCGCGGAAGATGCCGAATCCGAGCCCGAGGCTGCGGAAGAATCCGCCAGCTTCGACGAGGCCATGGAATACCGGGCCCGCGACGAGCAGCCCGCCAAGGCCACCCGCGAGGAAGAATCCACCGCGTCGCCTTCCGAGGATCTCGCCCCTGAATGGGACGACGACCGTTTCCACGGCGAGGCGGGGGATTACGCCGGCGCGCCGTCGCGTAACGGCGGCGGCGATGAAGAAGGCTTCGAGCCCCAGAACGCCGCGCCGGAAAGCCTCCAGCAACACCTGGAATGGCAGCTCAACCTCTCGCAGTTCACGCCGCGCGACCATGCGATCGCCACCGCGATCATCCACGTGCTGGATGAGGACGGGTACCTGCGTGACGGCCTGGAGGCGGTGCAGAGCGCCCTGCGCGAGTTCCATTGCGACCTCGACGAGATCGAGGCGGTGCGCAAGCGCATCCAGCGCTTCGACCCCACGGGCATTGCCAGCCTCGACCTGCGCGATTGCCTGCTCTGCCAGCTGAGCCAGTTCTCGGACGAGACGCCCCAGCGCAACCTGGCGGTACGCATCGTCACCGACGAAATCGAGTTGCTGGCCCGCAACGACACCAGCAAGATCGCCCGGCGCCTGAAGGCGGCCGAGGCCGATGTCGCCGTGGCCGCCTCGCTCATCCGCAGCCTCGATCCCCGCCCGGGCGCGGCGCTTGACGCCACCCCGGTGGAATACGTGGCGCCCGATGTCTACGCGCGGCGTGAGAACGGCCGCTGGCGGGTCAGCCTGAATCCCGATGCCCAGCCCCGGCTAGGCCTCAACCAGCATTACTGCAACCTGATCGCCCGTGCCCGCGGCGATGACGCCACGTGGATGAAGGGCCAGCTGCAGGAGGCCCGCTGGCTCCTGAAGAGCCTGCAGTCGCGCGCCGAGACCCTGACCAAGGTCGCCGAGGTCATCGTCCGTCGGCAGAGCGCCTTCCTCGATTACGGCCCCGAAGCCATGCACCCCCTGGTCCTGCGCGAGGTGGCGGAGGAAGTGGGCATGCATGAATCGACCATTTCCAGGGTAACCACGCGCAAGTACATGCATACGCCGCGCGGTACCTTCGAGCTCAAGCACTTCTTCTCAAGCGGCGTCGCTACGGAAGACGGTGGCAGCGCGTCTGCCACGGCCATCCAGGCCATGCTGCGCAAACTGGTCACGGCGGAGGATCCGCGCCGCCCGCTGTCCGACCAGGCGCTCGCGGAGGAATTCCATCGACGCGGTATTCAGGTCGCACGCCGTACGGTGGCCAAGTACCGCGAGGCGATGCGGATCCCCAGTTCCAGTGAACGCGTGCGAGCCGGTTAA
- a CDS encoding acyl-CoA dehydrogenase — MSAILVVLAALIASGACAYHRTSLKTWAIATAATTLVVGFLAGAPVTTVILLVLLALVAVPLLMVDFRRKKISAPLLSMFAKVTPKLSETEQTALEAGTVGFEGELFSGMPKWSELLKQPKPELSVEEQAFLDGPVEELCGMIDDWQITHELADLPPEVWDFIKKNKFFGMIIPKSYGGLGFSALAHSAVLQKLSSMSQTLASTVAVPNSLGPGELLMHYGSDEQKNHYLPRLADGREVPCFALTGPYAGSDATSIPDFGIVTKGMHNGEETVGIRLTFDKRYITLAPVATIVGLAFRMYDPDKLLGDKEDLGITLALLPRETPGMEIGRRHFPLNTPFQNGPIHAKDMFVPLSVLIGGPHMAGQGWRMLVECLSVGRAISLPSNATGASRMAVAATGAYARMRKQFGLAIGRFEGVEEALARIGGLTYATQALSRATAAAVDRGEKPAVPSAIAKYHATEWCRQIASDAMDVHGGKGVILGPKNYMGRGWQSVPIAITVEGANIMTRSLMIFGQGAIRCHPYVLKEMQALNISDYRERLKTFDKALFGHIGFGFSNAVRSFVLGLTAARIGDAPGDAYTRRYYRKLNRYSAALALCADVSMGVLGGKLKFKEKLSARLGDTLSFLYIASAMLKRYEDTGRPEADRPLLAWAFHECVWRMQMALDGVIRNFPARPVAWLLRALVFPFGRREVPPSDRLGRRVAALITAPSEARDRLTTWSYLTPTANNTVGRMNAVLPDVIAAEPVERKFLKAFKGGQLHAHTYNEQLAEAEKLGAITAAERELLQRVRDAVAEFISVDDFDSDELKAGVAAKAEKMEASRAA; from the coding sequence ATGTCTGCGATCCTGGTTGTACTGGCGGCACTGATTGCCTCTGGTGCATGTGCCTACCACCGCACGTCCCTGAAGACGTGGGCCATCGCCACGGCGGCCACGACCCTGGTCGTCGGCTTCCTCGCCGGTGCGCCGGTCACCACCGTCATCCTCCTGGTGCTGCTGGCGCTCGTCGCCGTGCCGCTGCTCATGGTCGATTTCCGCCGCAAGAAGATCAGCGCGCCGCTGCTCTCCATGTTCGCGAAGGTCACGCCCAAGCTCTCGGAAACCGAGCAGACCGCGCTGGAAGCCGGCACCGTCGGGTTCGAAGGCGAGCTGTTCTCGGGCATGCCGAAGTGGTCGGAGCTGCTTAAGCAGCCGAAGCCGGAACTGTCGGTGGAAGAGCAGGCCTTCCTTGACGGCCCCGTCGAAGAACTCTGCGGCATGATCGACGACTGGCAGATCACCCACGAGCTGGCCGACCTGCCGCCGGAAGTGTGGGACTTCATCAAGAAGAACAAATTCTTCGGCATGATCATCCCGAAGAGCTACGGCGGCCTGGGCTTCTCCGCGCTGGCCCACTCGGCCGTGCTGCAGAAGCTCTCCAGCATGTCGCAGACGCTGGCTTCCACCGTGGCCGTGCCCAACTCGCTCGGCCCAGGCGAGCTGCTGATGCACTACGGCAGCGATGAGCAGAAGAACCACTACCTGCCGCGCCTGGCCGACGGCCGCGAAGTACCGTGCTTCGCCCTCACGGGTCCGTACGCTGGTTCGGATGCGACGTCGATTCCGGACTTCGGCATCGTCACCAAAGGCATGCACAACGGCGAAGAGACAGTGGGTATCCGCCTGACCTTCGACAAGCGCTACATCACGCTGGCTCCGGTCGCCACGATCGTCGGCCTCGCGTTCCGCATGTACGACCCGGACAAGCTGCTGGGCGACAAGGAAGACCTGGGCATCACGCTGGCGCTGCTGCCGCGCGAAACCCCGGGGATGGAAATCGGCCGCCGCCATTTCCCGCTCAACACGCCGTTCCAGAACGGCCCGATCCACGCCAAGGACATGTTCGTCCCGCTGTCCGTGCTGATCGGCGGCCCGCACATGGCTGGCCAGGGCTGGCGCATGCTGGTCGAGTGCCTCTCCGTGGGCCGCGCCATCTCGTTGCCGTCGAACGCCACCGGCGCGTCGCGCATGGCCGTCGCCGCCACCGGCGCCTACGCTCGTATGCGTAAGCAGTTCGGCCTGGCTATCGGCCGCTTTGAGGGTGTGGAAGAAGCGCTGGCCCGTATCGGCGGCCTGACCTACGCCACGCAGGCGCTGTCGCGTGCCACGGCGGCTGCGGTAGATCGCGGTGAGAAGCCGGCGGTGCCGTCGGCCATCGCCAAGTACCACGCTACCGAATGGTGCCGTCAGATCGCTTCCGATGCGATGGACGTGCACGGTGGCAAGGGCGTGATCCTCGGCCCGAAGAACTACATGGGTCGCGGCTGGCAGAGCGTGCCGATCGCGATCACGGTGGAAGGCGCGAACATCATGACGCGCAGCCTCATGATCTTCGGCCAGGGTGCGATCCGCTGCCATCCTTATGTGCTCAAGGAAATGCAGGCGCTGAACATCTCGGATTACCGTGAGCGCCTGAAGACCTTTGATAAGGCCCTGTTCGGCCACATCGGTTTCGGCTTCTCGAACGCGGTGCGCAGCTTCGTGCTCGGCCTGACCGCCGCGCGCATCGGTGATGCCCCGGGCGATGCGTACACCCGCCGTTACTACCGCAAGCTAAACCGCTACTCGGCGGCGCTGGCGCTGTGCGCGGACGTCTCGATGGGCGTGCTGGGTGGCAAGCTGAAGTTCAAGGAAAAGCTCTCGGCTCGCCTGGGCGATACCCTGTCGTTCCTCTATATCGCCAGCGCCATGCTGAAGCGTTATGAAGACACCGGTCGCCCGGAAGCGGATCGTCCGCTGCTGGCCTGGGCGTTCCACGAGTGCGTGTGGCGCATGCAGATGGCGCTCGATGGCGTCATTCGTAACTTCCCGGCCCGCCCGGTGGCGTGGTTGCTCCGCGCGCTGGTGTTCCCGTTCGGCCGCCGCGAAGTGCCGCCGTCCGATCGCCTGGGCCGCCGCGTCGCTGCGCTGATCACCGCGCCGAGCGAAGCGCGTGATCGCCTGACGACGTGGAGCTACCTGACCCCGACGGCGAACAACACCGTGGGCCGCATGAACGCGGTGCTGCCGGATGTGATCGCGGCTGAGCCGGTGGAGCGCAAGTTCCTCAAGGCGTTCAAGGGTGGCCAGCTCCACGCTCACACCTACAACGAGCAGCTGGCGGAGGCCGAGAAGCTCGGTGCTATCACCGCTGCCGAGCGCGAGCTGCTGCAGCGCGTGCGCGATGCCGTCGCCGAGTTCATCTCGGTGGATGACTTCGATAGCGATGAGCTGAAGGCGGGCGTTGCCGCCAAGGCGGAGAAGATGGAAGCGTCGCGCGCGGCTTGA